One genomic window of Candidatus Nitrospira inopinata includes the following:
- a CDS encoding LolA-related protein, which produces MKRRVSRASFVWAVPMIWSVIGVAVQGLADDRAEIAWTLEQMAASVKERREPSVSFEEATYSSLLTKPLITRGVLRFTPPSRLEKEVREPYRERYVIDGDFVTIESERRNVTKTVSLDGYPGLRWFVDTFRAVLDGDAARLTREYDAALEGTKRRWILRVRPRDQAGGAPVDFVELSGSEGRINAITVLTADGDRSVMTLSPGSGP; this is translated from the coding sequence ATGAAGAGACGCGTTAGTCGGGCGTCATTCGTGTGGGCGGTGCCGATGATCTGGAGCGTGATCGGCGTCGCCGTTCAGGGACTTGCCGACGATCGAGCGGAGATTGCGTGGACCCTCGAGCAGATGGCGGCCTCCGTGAAAGAAAGACGGGAGCCCAGTGTGTCGTTTGAAGAAGCCACGTATTCCTCGCTCTTGACGAAACCGCTGATCACGCGGGGAGTCTTGCGGTTCACTCCTCCGTCGAGGTTGGAGAAGGAGGTGCGGGAGCCCTATCGGGAGCGGTACGTTATCGACGGCGACTTCGTGACGATCGAGAGCGAACGGCGGAACGTGACGAAAACCGTTTCGCTGGATGGGTATCCGGGCCTGCGGTGGTTCGTCGATACGTTTCGGGCCGTGCTGGACGGGGACGCGGCAAGGCTGACGCGGGAGTACGACGCGGCTCTTGAAGGAACGAAGCGCCGGTGGATCTTGCGAGTGCGCCCCCGCGATCAGGCCGGAGGCGCACCGGTCGACTTCGTCGAACTGTCCGGCTCGGAAGGCCGCATCAACGCGATCACGGTCCTGACCGCGGACGGCGACCGGTCGGTGATGACGTTGTCGCCGGGATCGGGGCCATGA
- the fabG gene encoding 3-oxoacyl-ACP reductase FabG, whose protein sequence is MANARALITGASGTLGSAIAERLAADGHSVIVHGYRNRESAEAVTQRILAMGRQAMSVYFDVTDAQATKSALESLLNDGPIQIVVNNAGLHDDAPMAGMTGDQWTRVIDLSLNGFFNVTQPLLLPMIGTRWGRIVSVSSVAAVIGNRGQTNYAAAKAGLHGASKSLAREVASRGITVNVVAPGLIESPSVEASFTRPQIEALVPMKRAGTPDEVAALVSFLISEQAGYITGQVIGINGGMA, encoded by the coding sequence ATGGCGAACGCGCGCGCGTTAATCACGGGGGCGAGCGGGACGCTCGGATCGGCTATCGCCGAACGGCTGGCCGCGGACGGGCATTCAGTCATCGTGCACGGATACCGCAACCGCGAATCGGCCGAGGCGGTGACGCAAAGGATTCTCGCCATGGGCCGACAGGCCATGAGCGTGTATTTTGACGTGACCGATGCGCAAGCAACCAAAAGCGCGCTGGAATCGCTGTTGAACGACGGGCCGATCCAGATCGTCGTCAACAATGCTGGACTGCACGATGACGCACCCATGGCCGGTATGACCGGCGATCAATGGACGAGAGTCATCGATCTCTCGCTCAACGGGTTCTTCAACGTGACGCAGCCGTTGCTGCTGCCGATGATCGGGACGCGCTGGGGGCGAATCGTCTCCGTCTCCTCCGTGGCCGCCGTGATCGGAAACCGGGGCCAGACCAACTATGCGGCGGCCAAGGCCGGTTTACACGGCGCGAGCAAGTCGTTGGCGAGGGAAGTGGCGTCGCGCGGCATTACAGTCAACGTGGTGGCGCCGGGGCTGATCGAGTCTCCTTCGGTCGAGGCGTCGTTCACCCGGCCACAGATCGAAGCGCTGGTGCCCATGAAACGGGCGGGCACGCCTGACGAAGTCGCCGCGCTGGTTTCTTTTTTGATCTCGGAGCAAGCCGGTTACATCACCGGCCAGGTCATCGGGATCAACGGCGGGATGGCGTAG
- a CDS encoding NAD(P)/FAD-dependent oxidoreductase — MAATSIQQNHDRTRCDVLVVGGGPAGAAVSTLLAEKGWNVHVLEKDRHPRFHIGESLLPHSLPMLERLGVLSEIEKIGIVKYGAEVVSPYHGRSRILYFSKALDGSQPFAYQVKRAEFDKILIDNAVAKGVQLHEGVRAKHVEFRPGSTHLVQADDQTGRSLTYEADFVIDASGRDTFLSAQLGGKSRNPHHNSAAIFGHFEGVRRLPGRDEGNISIVWFDHGWWWIIPFKDGTTSVGAVCWPSYISTRKVPLEQFLWDTIALCRPVAERMASAKLLGQAYAAANYSYRRTTMRGDGYLMVGDAFAFIDPVFSSGVHLALNSATLGAEVVDAYLRKSPEYPHRAREFERLVRLGVNTYSWFIYHFTQPAFRALFMSEGSIFKMEEAVLSILAGDAFGKSPTQIPLFLFKTAYYLVYLFNFRDNQAAHRRRLRGVPETVTALKDYAVPPPS, encoded by the coding sequence ATGGCCGCTACATCCATTCAACAAAATCACGACCGAACCAGATGCGACGTGCTGGTCGTGGGGGGCGGCCCTGCCGGGGCGGCCGTCTCCACTTTGCTCGCGGAAAAGGGCTGGAACGTCCACGTCCTGGAAAAAGACCGCCATCCGCGCTTCCACATCGGCGAATCGTTGCTTCCACATTCGCTCCCGATGCTCGAACGACTGGGTGTCCTGTCGGAAATCGAAAAAATCGGCATCGTCAAGTACGGAGCCGAGGTCGTCTCTCCCTACCATGGCCGATCCCGCATTCTGTACTTCTCCAAGGCGCTCGACGGCTCGCAACCGTTTGCATATCAAGTCAAACGGGCGGAATTCGACAAGATCTTGATCGACAACGCCGTGGCCAAGGGAGTCCAGCTCCATGAAGGGGTCCGAGCCAAGCACGTGGAGTTTCGTCCCGGCTCGACGCACTTGGTTCAGGCCGACGATCAAACCGGACGATCGCTGACGTACGAAGCCGATTTCGTGATCGACGCCAGCGGGCGCGACACCTTCCTCTCGGCCCAGCTCGGCGGCAAATCTCGCAACCCCCATCACAACAGCGCGGCGATCTTCGGCCATTTTGAAGGGGTCCGACGCCTGCCGGGACGGGACGAGGGCAACATCAGCATCGTGTGGTTCGACCACGGCTGGTGGTGGATCATTCCATTTAAGGACGGCACGACCAGCGTCGGCGCCGTGTGCTGGCCTTCCTACATCAGCACGAGAAAGGTCCCGTTGGAACAATTCCTGTGGGATACGATCGCCCTCTGCCGGCCGGTGGCCGAACGGATGGCGAGCGCGAAATTACTGGGACAGGCCTATGCCGCCGCGAATTATTCCTACCGGCGAACGACCATGAGAGGCGACGGCTATCTGATGGTGGGCGACGCCTTCGCCTTCATCGATCCCGTGTTTTCCAGCGGCGTCCACCTGGCGCTCAACAGCGCCACGCTGGGAGCCGAGGTCGTGGATGCCTACTTGAGAAAGTCGCCTGAATATCCGCATCGGGCGAGGGAGTTCGAGCGGCTCGTCCGCCTCGGCGTCAACACGTATTCCTGGTTTATTTATCACTTCACCCAACCGGCCTTCCGCGCCTTGTTCATGTCGGAAGGGTCGATCTTCAAGATGGAAGAGGCCGTGCTCTCGATCCTGGCGGGCGATGCCTTCGGGAAGTCGCCGACCCAAATTCCGCTGTTCCTGTTCAAAACGGCCTATTATCTGGTTTACCTGTTCAACTTCAGGGACAATCAAGCCGCGCATCGGCGACGACTCCGAGGCGTGCCGGAAACCGTCACCGCGCTGAAGGACTATGCCGTTCCGCCGCCCTCATAA
- a CDS encoding MMPL family transporter has translation MTARRLVPAFWLIFMLCGIWYGAEKLSVRNDLSDLLPEGATETQRILLSQARKGLSGRLILLAVEGASPAELAGLSRSLAESLRADERVGMVANGAEVRSKKELALPNEFRYLLSPTVTADTFSESGLRAALERRLDDLRSPLGAVVKESIPADPTGETWNLLRSWSVGDGPSTYGGVWMSPDRARALLLVEARGSGFDVDEQESLHRAIRASFGEAVKKTGSAARLRMSGPGVFAVEAQRAIEAEAWRLSAVATGLVVALLFVSYRSLALVLLTLIPISTGIVAGVIAVNQWFGFVHGITLGFGVILLGVVDDYPIHLFSHLTGRESPSSTMQAIWPTMRLGMLTTAIGFSSLLLAGYPALAQLGLLALVGLVTGALATKWVVPACMGDRFAPRDAHVGLWSRFDLSSAGRIPAVVALILAAAVLVWSDTPMWEQDVGRLSPLPEEKKRFDQQLRKELGAPDVRDLLVIEEATTEDLLQKAETVAVRLERLREDRALAGYDIISRYIPSRRTQAERQRALPDRQTLERNLKAALEGLPFAPGLFAPFVEAVEAARRREPVGPEAFAGTMLGVKLESLLFPQGERWMAVVPLSGVEDRASLAGYVERWGDGAVRYLDLKEESNRIMTAYRDRTVQLLGWGVAAIAIVLGIGLRSAVLVARVLTPILCAILVVAALLRGIGESLSLFHVATFLLVVGLGLDYALFLNRPECTGEERLRTSFGLLVCSGTTIAVFGVLAFSKTPALHAIGMTAACGALCCLAFSAVAARKEDHAA, from the coding sequence ATGACCGCACGTCGCTTGGTTCCGGCTTTTTGGTTGATCTTCATGCTCTGCGGAATCTGGTACGGAGCCGAGAAACTGTCCGTCCGCAACGATCTCAGCGACCTCCTGCCGGAAGGGGCGACGGAGACACAGCGGATCTTGTTGTCGCAGGCGCGCAAGGGGTTGTCGGGCCGGCTCATCTTGCTGGCGGTGGAGGGCGCGTCGCCGGCCGAATTGGCCGGACTCAGCCGGTCGTTGGCGGAGTCCCTTCGCGCCGACGAACGCGTCGGCATGGTCGCCAACGGCGCGGAGGTCCGTTCGAAGAAGGAACTGGCGTTGCCGAACGAATTCCGCTACCTGCTTAGCCCGACGGTGACGGCGGACACGTTTTCCGAATCGGGGCTTCGCGCCGCTCTCGAACGGAGATTGGATGATCTTCGCTCGCCGCTGGGGGCCGTCGTGAAGGAGTCGATCCCGGCCGATCCGACGGGCGAAACATGGAATCTCCTGCGATCGTGGTCCGTGGGGGATGGGCCGTCGACCTATGGAGGAGTGTGGATGTCGCCGGACCGCGCGCGAGCCCTCTTGCTCGTCGAGGCCCGCGGGAGCGGGTTCGACGTGGACGAGCAGGAATCGCTTCATCGGGCGATCCGAGCGTCGTTCGGCGAGGCGGTAAAAAAGACAGGCTCCGCGGCGCGATTGCGCATGAGCGGCCCCGGCGTCTTTGCGGTCGAGGCTCAGCGGGCGATCGAGGCCGAAGCGTGGCGGCTGTCCGCCGTCGCGACCGGGCTGGTCGTCGCGCTTCTTTTCGTCAGCTATCGATCCCTGGCGCTGGTGCTGCTGACGTTGATCCCTATTTCCACCGGTATCGTGGCCGGTGTGATCGCGGTCAACCAATGGTTCGGGTTTGTCCACGGGATTACGCTGGGGTTCGGGGTGATCTTGTTGGGAGTCGTGGATGACTATCCGATTCATCTGTTCAGCCATCTGACGGGCCGCGAATCCCCGTCATCGACCATGCAGGCGATCTGGCCGACCATGCGGTTGGGCATGCTGACGACCGCGATCGGATTTTCATCGCTGCTGCTGGCCGGCTATCCGGCCTTGGCGCAACTGGGATTGTTGGCCCTGGTCGGCCTTGTGACCGGAGCCCTGGCGACGAAGTGGGTTGTACCGGCCTGCATGGGAGATCGCTTCGCTCCACGTGACGCTCATGTCGGGTTGTGGTCGAGGTTTGACCTGTCGTCAGCGGGACGTATTCCGGCGGTGGTCGCGCTTATCCTTGCGGCGGCGGTCTTGGTATGGTCTGATACGCCTATGTGGGAGCAGGACGTGGGACGCCTCAGCCCGTTGCCGGAGGAGAAAAAGCGGTTCGATCAACAATTGCGGAAAGAGCTGGGCGCTCCGGACGTACGGGACCTGTTGGTCATTGAAGAGGCGACAACCGAGGATTTGCTTCAAAAGGCGGAAACCGTGGCCGTGCGGCTCGAACGTCTCCGGGAGGACCGCGCGTTGGCCGGCTACGACATCATATCCCGTTACATCCCCAGCCGCCGGACGCAAGCGGAACGGCAACGAGCGTTGCCCGATCGGCAGACCCTCGAGCGGAACCTGAAAGCGGCGCTCGAGGGATTGCCCTTCGCGCCCGGCCTGTTTGCGCCGTTCGTGGAAGCCGTCGAGGCGGCTCGACGCCGCGAACCGGTCGGTCCCGAGGCGTTCGCGGGAACGATGCTGGGAGTCAAGCTGGAGTCTCTGCTGTTCCCGCAAGGAGAGCGATGGATGGCCGTCGTGCCGCTGAGCGGCGTCGAGGATCGCGCCTCGTTGGCCGGGTACGTTGAGCGATGGGGCGACGGGGCGGTCAGGTACCTGGATCTCAAGGAAGAGTCGAACAGAATCATGACGGCCTATCGCGATCGAACGGTGCAGTTGCTGGGGTGGGGGGTGGCGGCGATTGCGATCGTGTTGGGGATCGGATTGCGATCCGCCGTTCTGGTCGCGCGAGTGTTGACTCCGATTCTCTGCGCGATTCTCGTGGTGGCGGCGCTGTTGCGGGGCATCGGAGAGTCGCTGTCCCTCTTTCACGTGGCGACCTTTCTGCTGGTGGTCGGATTGGGGTTGGATTACGCGCTGTTTCTCAACCGGCCGGAGTGCACAGGAGAAGAACGGCTGAGAACGAGCTTCGGGCTGCTCGTCTGCAGCGGGACCACCATTGCGGTGTTCGGCGTGCTGGCTTTCTCGAAGACGCCGGCCCTCCATGCGATCGGCATGACCGCCGCCTGCGGGGCGCTGTGTTGCCTTGCCTTTTCGGCCGTGGCGGCGAGGAAGGAAGATCATGCCGCCTAA
- a CDS encoding beta-ketoacyl-[acyl-carrier-protein] synthase family protein, with amino-acid sequence MPPNVDPMEPLVLSAYTLVTANGRGTGAVLDAILARRSALKPCDFEDVALKTSIGRVAGLEDFFLDHDLRPFDCRNNRLAWLGLQQDGFTVAVAEAKQRYGAHRIAVVMGTSTSGILETEHAYRARDPRTGALPARYVSRYRYTHNMFSLGHFVRTCLGLEGPAMVVSTACSSSAKVFATAARLIRAGFCDAAVVGGADSLCHTTLYGFSALQLLSSDPCRPCDEDRDGLSLGEAAGYALLERVERAGERGAVALLGYGESTDGYHMSHPHPEGAGAVRAIRDSLARAGIRPEAVEYVNLHGTATRANDEVEDKAVYSVFGARPACSSTKGWTGHTLGAAGITEAVISALCLTKGLIPGTLNCRRVDPALQCRVVRDHQFGALSCVVSNIFGFGGNNCSLVLGKL; translated from the coding sequence ATGCCGCCTAACGTCGACCCCATGGAGCCGCTCGTCTTGTCCGCCTATACGCTGGTCACCGCCAACGGCAGGGGGACGGGAGCGGTGTTGGACGCGATTCTGGCCCGCCGATCGGCGCTGAAACCGTGCGACTTCGAAGACGTCGCGTTGAAAACGTCTATCGGGCGGGTGGCGGGGCTTGAGGATTTTTTTCTTGATCATGACTTGCGGCCGTTCGATTGCCGCAACAATCGACTGGCTTGGCTTGGTCTCCAGCAGGACGGATTCACGGTGGCGGTGGCCGAGGCCAAGCAGCGCTACGGCGCGCATCGAATCGCCGTGGTCATGGGCACCAGCACCTCCGGTATTCTTGAAACGGAACACGCCTATCGGGCGCGCGATCCTCGGACAGGGGCGCTTCCGGCCCGGTACGTTTCCCGATATCGGTATACGCATAATATGTTTTCGCTGGGGCACTTCGTCAGGACGTGTCTCGGTTTGGAGGGGCCGGCCATGGTCGTCTCGACGGCCTGCTCATCCAGCGCCAAAGTCTTTGCGACCGCGGCCCGGTTGATACGGGCCGGGTTCTGCGACGCCGCCGTGGTGGGAGGAGCCGACAGTCTCTGCCATACGACGCTCTACGGCTTTTCCGCCTTGCAACTCCTGTCGTCCGATCCGTGCCGTCCCTGCGATGAAGATCGAGACGGCCTGTCATTGGGCGAAGCCGCGGGCTACGCGTTGCTGGAGCGGGTCGAGCGGGCTGGCGAGCGAGGGGCGGTGGCGCTGCTCGGCTACGGCGAGAGCACGGACGGTTACCACATGTCTCATCCCCATCCGGAGGGAGCCGGCGCCGTCCGGGCGATCCGGGATTCGCTGGCGCGCGCGGGCATCCGCCCGGAGGCGGTGGAATACGTCAACTTGCACGGGACGGCCACGAGGGCCAACGACGAGGTGGAGGACAAGGCCGTGTACAGCGTGTTCGGAGCTCGGCCGGCGTGCAGCTCGACCAAAGGGTGGACCGGCCACACCTTGGGCGCGGCGGGCATCACGGAAGCGGTCATTTCGGCGCTGTGCCTGACCAAGGGGCTGATTCCCGGCACCCTCAACTGTCGGCGGGTGGACCCCGCCTTGCAATGTCGGGTCGTCCGCGACCATCAGTTCGGCGCGCTGTCCTGCGTCGTGAGCAACATTTTCGGATTCGGCGGAAACAATTGCAGCTTGGTGTTGGGGAAACTGTGA
- a CDS encoding glycosyltransferase family 2 protein: MAREAYWVVIPSYNEAATIRDVAARARHRCPNVIVVDDASSDGTEQALAGLDVTVLRNEANRGKAGSLARGFEYALSRGAVGIITLDADGQHAPEEIPAFIERSQDDPNVFLIGARRRDHRRASFRRYLANCIADFWIGWASGQAIEDSQSGFRLYPARLLQTVKIPHGPDRSFVYESEILIEAARQGMVIKSVAVSVGRRSASSPSHFRPLLDIVRITRMVAWKLVGRGMYPVGLYRLLHRRLGGRTPDRRHYGERASVTPLRK; this comes from the coding sequence GTGGCACGTGAGGCGTATTGGGTGGTTATTCCGTCTTATAACGAGGCGGCGACGATTCGTGATGTGGCCGCGCGCGCACGGCACCGTTGTCCGAACGTCATTGTGGTGGATGATGCGTCGTCCGATGGAACCGAACAAGCCCTGGCCGGTTTGGACGTCACGGTGCTGCGCAACGAGGCGAATCGAGGCAAGGCCGGCAGCTTGGCGAGAGGCTTTGAGTATGCTTTGTCCCGAGGGGCGGTCGGGATTATTACACTGGATGCGGACGGGCAACACGCGCCGGAAGAGATTCCCGCATTCATCGAGCGGTCTCAGGACGATCCGAACGTCTTTCTCATCGGCGCCAGGCGGCGAGATCATCGACGCGCGTCGTTTCGACGCTACCTTGCCAACTGCATCGCCGACTTTTGGATCGGTTGGGCGTCGGGACAAGCGATTGAAGACAGCCAGTCGGGGTTTCGTCTGTATCCGGCCCGGTTGCTTCAGACGGTCAAGATCCCGCATGGGCCGGATCGAAGCTTCGTGTACGAGAGTGAAATCCTGATCGAAGCCGCCAGGCAAGGGATGGTGATCAAAAGCGTGGCCGTCAGCGTCGGTCGCCGATCAGCGTCAAGCCCCAGTCACTTTCGGCCGTTGCTGGACATTGTACGAATCACCAGAATGGTGGCATGGAAACTGGTCGGTCGAGGGATGTATCCGGTGGGATTGTATCGCCTATTGCATCGGCGCCTCGGCGGGCGGACGCCCGACCGCCGCCATTACGGCGAGCGGGCGTCCGTCACGCCGCTGCGGAAGTAG
- a CDS encoding chorismate transformation enzyme, FkbO/Hyg5 family encodes MTSASTRRVLSTGHGVQRTPSHLHVSYVEPRTLPSLFHSVSAPKPMAVVSFGQPLPYDVSCPVIAPDLPQIDGSPLIEVWTSDRPVHTSTDERLSTAVNGEWLIGSLSLDEPPDQPLDALTYEAYRTILRHLNDAGYPHLCRVWNYFPRINDDQDGLERYRRFCVGRHRALAESLPGFPGSLPAATAVGTQSGPLQIMFLANTEPGAHLGNPRQMNAYEYPSEYGPRSPSFARATLCQSEQGTTLFIAGTASVVGHASRHIGRPADQTRESVCNILTVLERAGAIGNADFLDEAGHPMYKVYVRDAGSLPEIRGALERSPLSSQLLLFLRGDLCRKELLVEIEGLIFSE; translated from the coding sequence ATGACATCGGCATCGACTCGCCGAGTGCTCTCCACCGGCCATGGCGTGCAACGGACACCGTCCCATTTACACGTCTCGTACGTCGAACCGCGTACATTGCCGTCCCTGTTTCATTCGGTGTCGGCACCGAAACCCATGGCGGTCGTTTCTTTCGGGCAACCCCTGCCTTACGACGTCTCCTGCCCCGTCATCGCTCCCGACCTTCCTCAGATTGACGGCTCCCCGTTGATTGAAGTTTGGACGTCTGACCGGCCTGTTCACACCTCGACCGACGAGAGACTCTCTACGGCCGTGAACGGGGAATGGCTCATCGGTTCCCTCAGCCTGGACGAGCCGCCGGATCAGCCGCTGGACGCGCTGACCTATGAGGCGTATCGGACGATCCTCCGCCATCTCAACGATGCCGGCTATCCACACCTGTGCCGCGTCTGGAACTACTTCCCTCGCATCAATGACGACCAAGACGGACTGGAACGGTATCGGCGGTTCTGCGTCGGCCGGCACCGGGCGCTGGCGGAATCGCTGCCCGGCTTCCCCGGCTCTCTGCCCGCCGCCACGGCGGTCGGGACACAATCCGGTCCGCTCCAGATCATGTTTCTGGCAAACACCGAACCGGGCGCCCATCTCGGCAACCCAAGACAGATGAACGCGTACGAGTACCCCTCGGAGTATGGCCCCCGCAGCCCTTCGTTCGCGCGGGCGACCTTGTGCCAATCCGAACAGGGCACCACTCTTTTCATCGCCGGCACGGCCAGCGTCGTCGGACACGCCAGCCGACACATCGGCCGACCGGCCGACCAGACGCGCGAGTCGGTTTGCAATATCCTGACCGTTCTCGAGCGGGCCGGAGCGATCGGCAACGCCGACTTTCTCGACGAGGCAGGCCATCCCATGTACAAAGTGTATGTGCGAGACGCCGGCTCTCTCCCTGAAATTCGCGGCGCGCTTGAGCGATCGCCCCTGTCCTCGCAGCTCCTTCTGTTCTTGCGGGGAGATCTGTGCCGAAAAGAGCTGCTGGTCGAAATCGAAGGCCTGATCTTTTCCGAGTAG
- a CDS encoding polysaccharide deacetylase family protein, whose protein sequence is MESGSFRLIGQETNEAAVRRFHFTIDCDWVPGSQAGLERLLTLCDAHRIRGTIFFAGRFAESYPDLVRDCHRRGHELGTHGWAHGSLEEDEDFRLAGYEQQREWIRLATDAVESASGIRPIIFRAPNLRIGEATFRALADEGYRFDSSVPARRFDMGFGRVHYTDYFWAPLAPYRPSAQDLGRPGQHAIVEIPPSACLFPVNLAALRVLGLPALTSMIRWIGRRSPHLVFYCHPFEVLHAKDQRFPKNMSKWNQRGMSPANLSLVDAFIESVLDLGYASDTIFGAVPRQIGFHRPIVPEAVGCQSDHA, encoded by the coding sequence ATGGAATCCGGTTCCTTTCGACTCATCGGACAAGAAACCAACGAAGCCGCCGTTCGGCGGTTTCACTTCACGATCGACTGTGATTGGGTGCCCGGCTCGCAAGCCGGTCTGGAACGGCTGTTAACCCTTTGCGACGCGCATCGAATCAGGGGAACGATCTTTTTTGCCGGCCGATTCGCCGAATCTTACCCGGACCTGGTCCGGGACTGTCATCGGCGCGGACATGAACTGGGCACTCACGGCTGGGCCCACGGCAGTTTGGAAGAGGATGAAGATTTTCGGCTGGCTGGCTACGAGCAACAGCGAGAGTGGATCCGGCTCGCGACCGACGCCGTCGAAAGCGCGTCCGGCATCCGCCCGATCATTTTCAGGGCGCCTAATCTTCGCATCGGCGAAGCGACCTTTCGGGCCTTGGCCGACGAAGGGTATCGATTCGATTCCTCCGTCCCCGCCAGGCGTTTCGACATGGGATTCGGACGAGTGCACTATACCGACTACTTTTGGGCTCCGCTCGCGCCGTATCGCCCCTCCGCTCAAGATCTGGGTCGACCCGGTCAACACGCCATCGTGGAGATCCCGCCCTCGGCCTGCCTGTTTCCCGTCAATCTCGCCGCTCTGCGGGTGCTGGGGCTCCCGGCGCTCACCTCCATGATCCGTTGGATCGGCCGGCGGTCTCCTCACCTGGTGTTCTACTGCCATCCGTTTGAAGTGCTCCACGCCAAGGACCAGCGATTCCCCAAGAACATGTCCAAATGGAATCAGCGGGGCATGAGCCCGGCCAATCTCTCCCTCGTGGACGCTTTCATCGAGTCGGTGCTCGACCTCGGCTATGCCTCGGACACGATCTTCGGCGCCGTCCCTCGGCAAATCGGCTTCCATCGCCCAATCGTACCGGAAGCCGTCGGCTGTCAATCCGATCATGCTTAA
- a CDS encoding beta-ketoacyl synthase chain length factor, with translation MTDVAIDGIGLLAPGLPGWRESRVVLAGDRPYRPTVVPSPEASILPPNERRRSSDSVRWAVQVAQEAIEQSGLDPRDVPTVFASSGGEMSIFDQLCRVLATEERLVSPTLFHQSVHNTAAGYWGIATTGQQSSTALSCYDDSFAAGLVEAVATVREEQRPVLLVTYDLAVPAPLDEARPITEGFAAAFVLSPPARDSTVILRLRLEQAPVGGSACLPERLADDALERLRLNNPAARSLPLLCAVAAAVPRTVALAWLENQRLQLTIEPCRC, from the coding sequence GTGACGGACGTCGCAATTGACGGTATCGGGCTGCTCGCGCCGGGCCTGCCCGGCTGGAGGGAAAGCCGCGTGGTGTTGGCCGGTGATCGTCCCTACCGACCGACCGTCGTTCCCTCTCCGGAGGCGTCGATTCTTCCTCCGAACGAACGGCGCCGCAGCAGCGACTCCGTCCGATGGGCCGTCCAAGTCGCGCAGGAAGCGATCGAGCAATCGGGGTTGGACCCTCGCGACGTCCCGACCGTCTTCGCGTCATCCGGAGGGGAGATGTCGATCTTCGATCAACTGTGCCGCGTGCTGGCGACGGAGGAGCGCCTGGTCTCCCCCACCCTGTTTCATCAATCCGTGCATAATACGGCCGCCGGCTATTGGGGGATCGCCACGACCGGCCAGCAATCCTCGACCGCGCTCTCTTGCTACGATGATTCGTTCGCCGCGGGATTGGTGGAGGCGGTCGCGACGGTGCGAGAGGAGCAACGGCCGGTCTTGCTGGTCACCTATGATTTGGCCGTGCCGGCTCCATTGGACGAGGCCAGGCCCATCACCGAGGGATTCGCCGCGGCGTTCGTGTTGAGCCCTCCCGCCCGCGATTCAACCGTCATCCTGCGATTGCGGCTGGAACAAGCGCCCGTCGGCGGATCCGCGTGTCTTCCCGAGCGTCTTGCCGATGACGCCTTGGAGCGGCTTCGGCTGAATAACCCCGCGGCTCGATCGCTGCCTCTTCTCTGCGCCGTCGCGGCCGCCGTTCCGCGGACCGTCGCGCTTGCTTGGCTTGAGAACCAACGGCTTCAACTGACCATCGAGCCATGCCGATGCTGA